The Leadbettera azotonutricia ZAS-9 genome has a window encoding:
- a CDS encoding glycoside hydrolase family 78 protein, whose amino-acid sequence MLKATDPRCEYRTNPVGIPTGKPRFSWKIETDKKNVKQTAYSLELSQDKNFKDLVWASKKTASSNSQLVSFEGKILGSSTLFYWRVKVWSNQGEESPWCTASFETSLLTPKEWKAAFIAGEPKTAGKSSAGIAFRKEFSAAKTIKSARLYASAKGIYEAFCNGKRVGDQFLAPGFTEYKYRLLFQTYDLTKLIKKGANALGLQVGPGWYKGDMAGWLGKRNVFGKQTAIIAQLRLEYDDGSVEIVSSDKTWKTAPSPVLYSEIYHGEIYDATKEMKGWAEAGFDDKAWQPVLIESKDTSTLKPHDGLPVHEEEFFKAKAIFKTPGGDTVIDFGQNISGWVRFTAKGKAGDKIKIRHAETLDAQGNFYTANLRAAKQTIEYICKGEGIETYSPHFTFQGFRYIAIDSWPGTVSKENFEAVAIYSDMRRAGTFKCSYKKLNQFVSNVSWSMKDNFVDVPTDCPQRDERLGWTGDANIFSRAACLLMETAPFYKKWLRDLAASQRPDGKVPHVVPDVLITSNFDGHDIDAAGATAWADAAVGIPWNVYTYFADKDQLEEQYPSMKKWVDYIKGVAQGGLFNTGFHFGDWVALDAKEGSYYGATPNDLAATVYYAYSAELLSKAAAVLGKAEDAKKYAKLREEIGEAFAKEFFTPSGRIAARTQTACILALNFGLVPKAYKARTLQTLVDLLKENKNHLTTGFLGTPYVLKALEENGRSDLAYELLLKEDFPSWLYQVVKGATTIWEHWDGLKPDGTMWSPDMNSFNHYAYGAIADWVFSSVGGLDTDPAKPGFKGSIIKPNPGKEIKWAETKYVSGYGLVSVRWEIIKDKIKIDVEVPPNTTAKVVLPNAKPGSIGGVAFTKTALGTEAEIGSGAYSFSYPWPGK is encoded by the coding sequence TTACAGCCTTGAGCTTAGCCAGGACAAAAATTTTAAAGATCTTGTCTGGGCTAGCAAAAAGACCGCTTCTTCAAATTCACAGCTTGTCAGTTTTGAAGGCAAGATCCTTGGGTCTTCGACATTGTTTTATTGGAGGGTCAAGGTCTGGTCCAACCAGGGGGAAGAAAGCCCCTGGTGCACAGCTTCATTTGAAACCTCCCTGCTGACGCCTAAAGAATGGAAGGCGGCCTTTATTGCGGGCGAGCCTAAAACCGCAGGCAAGAGTTCCGCGGGCATAGCCTTCAGGAAGGAATTCTCCGCAGCCAAAACAATAAAATCCGCAAGGCTCTACGCCAGCGCCAAGGGGATTTACGAAGCCTTTTGCAATGGCAAGAGGGTGGGCGATCAGTTCCTTGCTCCGGGCTTTACAGAATACAAATACAGGCTTCTTTTTCAGACCTACGATCTTACCAAATTGATAAAGAAGGGCGCCAATGCCCTGGGGCTCCAGGTAGGGCCCGGCTGGTACAAAGGCGATATGGCAGGCTGGCTTGGCAAGAGGAATGTTTTCGGGAAACAGACAGCCATCATTGCCCAGCTCCGCCTGGAATACGATGACGGCTCTGTGGAAATTGTCTCCAGTGATAAAACCTGGAAGACCGCCCCTTCGCCGGTGCTCTATTCTGAAATTTACCATGGCGAAATTTACGATGCCACAAAAGAAATGAAGGGATGGGCCGAGGCGGGATTTGACGACAAGGCCTGGCAGCCTGTTTTAATTGAGAGCAAAGATACCTCTACCCTTAAGCCCCATGACGGGCTTCCGGTACATGAAGAAGAATTCTTCAAAGCCAAGGCAATTTTCAAAACCCCTGGCGGGGATACAGTAATAGACTTTGGCCAGAATATTTCCGGCTGGGTGCGCTTTACCGCCAAAGGCAAGGCAGGAGACAAGATAAAGATACGCCATGCCGAAACCCTGGATGCCCAGGGGAATTTCTATACTGCCAACCTCAGGGCGGCAAAGCAAACCATCGAATACATCTGCAAAGGCGAAGGCATTGAAACCTATTCCCCCCACTTCACCTTCCAGGGCTTCAGGTATATCGCCATAGACTCATGGCCGGGGACGGTAAGCAAGGAAAATTTTGAAGCTGTAGCCATCTATTCCGATATGCGCCGTGCCGGGACTTTCAAATGCTCCTATAAAAAACTCAACCAGTTTGTAAGTAATGTAAGCTGGAGCATGAAGGACAACTTTGTCGATGTCCCCACGGACTGCCCCCAGCGGGACGAAAGGCTGGGCTGGACAGGGGACGCCAACATCTTCTCCAGGGCTGCATGCCTCCTTATGGAAACAGCGCCGTTCTACAAAAAATGGCTCAGGGATCTTGCAGCATCCCAAAGGCCCGACGGCAAGGTGCCCCATGTGGTGCCCGATGTGCTGATAACGAGCAATTTTGACGGCCATGATATTGACGCCGCCGGGGCTACTGCCTGGGCTGACGCAGCCGTAGGCATACCCTGGAATGTGTACACGTATTTTGCGGATAAAGATCAGCTCGAAGAGCAGTATCCCTCCATGAAAAAATGGGTGGATTATATCAAGGGCGTTGCCCAGGGCGGGCTCTTTAACACAGGCTTCCATTTCGGCGACTGGGTAGCCCTGGATGCCAAGGAAGGAAGCTACTATGGCGCTACCCCGAATGATCTTGCCGCCACAGTTTATTATGCCTATTCGGCGGAACTGCTTTCAAAGGCAGCAGCTGTGCTGGGCAAGGCTGAAGATGCAAAAAAATACGCCAAACTCCGGGAGGAAATAGGCGAGGCTTTTGCAAAAGAATTCTTTACCCCATCGGGGAGAATCGCAGCCCGCACCCAGACTGCCTGCATACTGGCCCTCAATTTCGGGCTGGTGCCCAAGGCATACAAGGCCCGCACCTTGCAGACCCTGGTGGATCTGTTGAAAGAGAACAAAAACCACCTCACCACAGGTTTCCTGGGCACCCCCTATGTCCTTAAAGCGCTGGAAGAAAACGGCCGCTCGGACCTGGCTTACGAACTTCTGCTCAAAGAAGATTTCCCCTCCTGGCTCTACCAGGTAGTAAAAGGGGCCACCACCATTTGGGAACACTGGGACGGCCTTAAGCCCGATGGAACCATGTGGAGCCCCGACATGAACTCCTTTAACCATTATGCCTATGGCGCAATTGCCGACTGGGTCTTTAGCTCTGTCGGCGGCCTTGACACCGACCCTGCCAAGCCCGGTTTTAAAGGAAGCATTATAAAACCCAACCCCGGCAAGGAAATAAAATGGGCGGAGACTAAATACGTTTCAGGTTACGGCCTAGTTTCGGTACGCTGGGAAATCATTAAAGACAAGATAAAGATTGATGTGGAAGTCCCCCCCAATACCACTGCCAAAGTGGTATTGCCCAATGCGAAACCGGGAAGCATCGGCGGCGTTGCATTTACCAAAACAGCCCTGGGCACAGAGGCTGAAATCGGATCAGGGGCTTACAGCTTTTCTTATCCCTGGCCCGGAAAATAG